Sequence from the Candidatus Methylomirabilota bacterium genome:
CCTTTGACGCCATCTCCATGTGGACTGGTAAATATGAACTGGGCGGATTCAGTCGGACCAATCTGGTCTACGATATGGACACGATGCATGCCGACGGCTTCTACCCCACCATTATGACTCCCCGTCCCCCCGCGGGAGCGGCAGGGAAGCCCTCGGCTGCCGCGGGCGCTGCAAAGCAGGACCGCAAGGGCTAACATCCGTCGAAAGGGAAAGAGGTGCAGGAAGTCTTCTTCTTTGCCCTGGCGGCCTTTACCGTGGCTGTGGCGCTGTTGGTGGTCTTAGACCGGAACATCGTCCACTCCGCCGTCGCCCTGATCTTTACTTTCTGCGGGGTGGCCGGGATCTATGTGCTTTTGGATGCCGAGTTCTTGGCCGCAGTCCAAGTTCTCATCTATGTCGGCGGCATCACCATCCTGCTCCTGTTTGCCATCATGCTGACCACTCGAATCGCCGGCCGGGCGGAGGTCTTCAACAAGCAGGTGGGGCTGAGTGCCCTGATCGCGTTGGGGATTACGGCCCTCCTCGTGTACGCCTCCGTCACCGGGATCCAGATCTTGGGCGAGGCACCCCCACCTGTCGAGACGGCACCCGCCTTGGGCCGATTGCTCCTCACGACCCATGTCCTTCCTTTTGAAGTAGCCTCCGTCCTGCTCCTCGCCGCCATGGTGGGCGCGATTATCCTGGCCCGCCGAGAAGGGGAGTAGCGCTATTATCCCGCTATCTTACTACCTCACCCTTGGGGCAGTCCTGTTCGGGATCGGGATGTTTGGCGTCCTCACCCGGCGAAATGCCATTGCTATCCTGATGGCAGTTGAGCTGATGTTGAACGCGGTAAACATAAACTTCATCGCTCTCTCCCGGTATCTGCCCAAATCGACCTTGGATGGTCAGGTCTTTGCCATCTTCGTCAT
This genomic interval carries:
- a CDS encoding NADH-quinone oxidoreductase subunit J; the encoded protein is MQEVFFFALAAFTVAVALLVVLDRNIVHSAVALIFTFCGVAGIYVLLDAEFLAAVQVLIYVGGITILLLFAIMLTTRIAGRAEVFNKQVGLSALIALGITALLVYASVTGIQILGEAPPPVETAPALGRLLLTTHVLPFEVASVLLLAAMVGAIILARREGE
- the nuoK gene encoding NADH-quinone oxidoreductase subunit NuoK, translated to MIPLSYYLTLGAVLFGIGMFGVLTRRNAIAILMAVELMLNAVNINFIALSRYLPKSTLDGQVFAIFVITVAAAEAAVGLAIVLSLYRNFHTVNVDEINLMKW